A single Filimonas effusa DNA region contains:
- a CDS encoding relaxase/mobilization nuclease domain-containing protein, with translation MRPELKYPDSLMRAAKYNENKVEEGKAKLLMAANYLKNPDELSFKEKHDRIKDLVDLSTAEKRLIHLSLNFHPSEEARMTPDFLKKMSEEFMQKMGFGNQPYLVYQHFDAGHPHVHILSSLIREDGTRIDTHNQAKNFSEPIRKEMEAKYGLVPADKKENAQTKEQSLKVTAQKLQYGKSSTVRSITNVLEHVLPRYKYSSLQELNTVLREFNVEADRGNEESRVYKNRGLYYRALNDDGTKAGKQIKASRIYFQPTLDYLENKFKENEVHRGANKRAVKTKIEWQLNQQPKSMEAFKEGLEKERISLVTHRTKQGNVFGLTFIDHEHGAIFKGSDIDKDYSAKKILERLGMQQKPELETQQHPKKENAREEVANNKTVEKATKTPVRQDEYSTTTNTKDNHSGRSFQYKQEEKYSDNKGNDLTKDIGKNVGNMVKEAIEPEQDNQSLDYELREEQRRRKRRNQDLER, from the coding sequence ATGCGCCCGGAATTAAAGTATCCAGACAGCCTTATGAGAGCGGCAAAATACAATGAAAATAAGGTGGAAGAGGGAAAAGCCAAATTACTTATGGCCGCTAATTATCTAAAAAATCCGGATGAATTAAGTTTTAAGGAAAAGCATGATCGGATAAAAGACCTGGTAGATTTAAGTACCGCAGAAAAAAGATTAATTCATCTTTCGCTAAATTTTCATCCCTCCGAAGAGGCACGAATGACGCCGGATTTTCTCAAAAAAATGTCAGAAGAATTTATGCAGAAAATGGGCTTTGGCAACCAGCCCTACTTAGTTTATCAACATTTTGATGCAGGACACCCACACGTCCATATCCTTTCCTCCCTCATTAGAGAGGACGGAACAAGGATAGATACGCACAACCAAGCAAAGAACTTTTCAGAGCCGATACGTAAAGAAATGGAGGCAAAATATGGGCTGGTACCTGCTGATAAAAAGGAAAATGCGCAGACCAAAGAGCAATCTTTAAAGGTGACAGCACAAAAGTTACAGTACGGAAAATCCAGCACGGTTCGCTCAATAACTAATGTATTGGAGCATGTTTTACCACGGTACAAATATTCCTCCTTACAAGAATTAAATACTGTGCTTCGTGAATTTAATGTTGAAGCGGATAGGGGTAACGAAGAATCAAGAGTATATAAAAACCGGGGATTATACTATCGGGCTTTAAATGATGATGGTACGAAAGCTGGTAAGCAAATAAAGGCAAGCAGGATATATTTTCAGCCTACGCTTGATTACCTGGAAAACAAGTTTAAAGAAAATGAGGTTCATCGAGGGGCCAACAAAAGAGCTGTTAAAACTAAAATAGAATGGCAGCTTAATCAGCAACCGAAAAGCATGGAAGCCTTTAAAGAGGGCCTTGAAAAAGAAAGGATTTCGCTCGTAACACATAGAACCAAACAAGGTAATGTATTCGGCTTAACCTTCATTGACCATGAACATGGTGCAATATTTAAAGGCAGTGATATTGATAAAGATTACAGCGCAAAGAAAATTTTGGAACGCCTGGGAATGCAACAAAAGCCTGAACTAGAGACACAGCAGCATCCTAAAAAAGAGAACGCTAGAGAAGAAGTAGCTAATAACAAAACGGTAGAAAAGGCAACTAAAACTCCCGTCCGGCAAGATGAATATTCCACTACTACAAACACAAAAGATAATCATTCCGGTAGGTCTTTCCAATATAAACAAGAAGAAAAATACAGTGACAACAAAGGCAATGATCTTACAAAGGACATAGGCAAGAACGTTGGCAACATGGTAAAGGAAGCCATCGAGCCGGAACAAGACAACCAGTCATTAGACTACGAATTGCGCGAAGAGCAAAGGCGTAGGAAACGTAGAAATCAAGATTTAGAACGTTAA
- a CDS encoding plasmid mobilization protein produces the protein MQKQEKTKYTRRITIRLKPEEFTRIEAATKASTHRKISEYARRVLLNKPVTVKYRNQSADELLSLLNTIKNELSAIGNNFNQSVHKLHTMDTVTEIKNWAIINEASKNILMQKVEEIRIKLIQIYEACARN, from the coding sequence ATGCAGAAGCAAGAGAAAACAAAGTACACGCGCCGTATCACTATCCGTTTAAAACCGGAAGAGTTTACGCGCATTGAAGCGGCAACAAAAGCATCCACACACCGCAAAATCAGCGAATATGCACGCCGCGTTTTATTGAACAAACCTGTTACCGTTAAGTATAGGAATCAATCAGCAGACGAGCTGCTATCTCTACTCAATACGATTAAAAATGAGTTGAGTGCCATCGGCAACAACTTCAACCAATCAGTGCATAAACTGCACACAATGGATACGGTAACAGAGATAAAAAACTGGGCCATCATCAACGAAGCATCAAAAAATATTCTGATGCAAAAGGTTGAAGAAATCCGCATTAAACTCATACAAATCTATGAAGCATGCGCCCGGAATTAA
- a CDS encoding SOS response-associated peptidase, with product MCYDISFTVDLPELRAHFPDLVMDENIQLNLEAAEHILGPGFHGEHAILYRNRTDHLVHLRLHEWGVIPFYINTPDKINDFKKSRNGFLNVRAERILDDKTSYWFKIRERRCLIPVTGIIEHREVVGFKNSIPYLVWPCSQKIFFLPGLYSVAAVPDQETGELIERRTFALITRPANELMKKIHNSGANRWRMPLFLPLELSQTWLNNTLTETEYRRILNYEIPAEDLAYRTTFSVRGNKLRPDGLSKIAPYSWNEPPLGTADPIPKTK from the coding sequence ATGTGTTATGATATTTCCTTTACCGTCGATCTCCCGGAATTAAGGGCGCATTTTCCTGATCTGGTAATGGATGAAAATATTCAATTGAATCTGGAAGCGGCTGAGCATATTTTAGGCCCCGGCTTCCACGGCGAACATGCTATATTATACCGAAACCGCACGGATCATTTAGTACATCTTCGCCTCCATGAATGGGGCGTTATTCCGTTTTATATTAATACACCCGATAAGATCAACGACTTTAAAAAATCACGGAACGGATTTTTAAACGTCAGGGCTGAAAGGATTTTGGATGATAAAACAAGTTACTGGTTCAAGATACGGGAGCGCCGGTGTTTAATCCCGGTTACAGGCATCATAGAACACCGGGAAGTAGTCGGCTTCAAGAACAGCATTCCTTATCTGGTTTGGCCCTGTAGTCAAAAGATTTTTTTCCTACCCGGTCTGTACTCCGTAGCTGCTGTTCCTGACCAGGAAACAGGAGAGCTGATAGAACGACGCACCTTTGCTCTCATTACGCGCCCTGCCAATGAGCTAATGAAAAAAATTCACAATAGTGGTGCTAACCGCTGGCGGATGCCTTTATTCCTGCCGCTGGAGCTTTCACAAACCTGGCTTAATAATACACTCACGGAAACCGAGTACCGGCGCATTCTCAACTATGAAATACCAGCTGAGGATCTTGCCTACCGCACCACCTTTTCTGTGCGCGGCAATAAATTGCGCCCGGATGGATTAAGCAAGATTGCACCGTACTCCTGGAATGAACCACCGCTAGGTACTGCCGATCCCATACCAAAAACAAAATGA
- a CDS encoding Y-family DNA polymerase gives MYALVDGNSFYCSCERVFNPKLVGKPVVVLSNNDGCAIAMSDEAKQIGIVMGTPAHMMQDIIRKHDVTLCSSNYTLYGDMSRRMMNQFRRFVPQQEIYSIDEAFLDMSELYRKNLLSLGMEIRQTVLRNVGIPTCVGIAPTKTLAKMANRFAKKRRKHIGVHWLANNDLIEEALSVTAIEDVWGIGHKHAARLKAQGFTTAADFVKKASPDWVRKNMSVIGERLLKELKGIPCIEWDFVTPVPKNVGTSRSFGTLQTDFTIIRNALASHTSACGIKLRANNVCASSIHVFLQTNRFRTQDEQYSHSITIELPVPTNNTSELSAYAADGLKKIFKPGLNYQKVGINALDLVPAGQIQNSLFDNNSYREKANKAMAVMDSINNDNGRNTVFIAAQGKREKYALRANFLSKRFTTRWNELPEISFIN, from the coding sequence ATGTATGCACTGGTAGACGGCAATAGTTTCTATTGCTCATGTGAGCGTGTTTTTAATCCGAAGTTGGTAGGCAAACCAGTTGTAGTATTGAGCAATAATGATGGATGTGCCATTGCCATGAGCGACGAAGCTAAACAAATCGGTATCGTTATGGGAACACCCGCCCATATGATGCAAGATATTATACGAAAACATGATGTTACACTTTGTTCCAGCAACTATACGTTATATGGAGACATGAGCAGGCGTATGATGAACCAGTTCCGCCGGTTTGTACCGCAGCAGGAAATCTATTCCATAGATGAAGCGTTTTTAGATATGAGCGAACTCTACCGTAAAAATTTGCTTTCTCTGGGCATGGAGATCCGGCAGACTGTCCTGCGAAATGTGGGCATACCTACCTGCGTAGGTATTGCACCCACAAAAACATTAGCAAAAATGGCGAATAGGTTTGCAAAAAAACGGCGAAAACATATCGGTGTACATTGGCTGGCTAACAACGACCTCATAGAAGAAGCGCTGTCGGTGACAGCGATTGAGGATGTATGGGGCATTGGCCACAAACATGCCGCCCGGCTTAAAGCGCAAGGGTTTACCACCGCAGCAGATTTTGTTAAAAAGGCATCACCGGATTGGGTGAGGAAAAATATGTCTGTTATAGGTGAGCGACTATTAAAAGAGTTGAAAGGAATACCCTGTATCGAATGGGATTTTGTAACACCTGTGCCGAAAAATGTAGGTACTAGCCGCTCATTTGGCACCCTTCAAACTGACTTTACAATAATTCGTAATGCGCTTGCCAGTCATACTTCAGCATGTGGGATTAAACTACGTGCAAATAATGTCTGCGCATCTTCCATTCACGTTTTTTTACAAACTAATAGATTCAGAACCCAGGACGAACAGTATTCCCACTCGATCACCATCGAATTACCTGTACCCACGAACAATACAAGCGAACTCAGTGCTTATGCAGCTGACGGTTTGAAAAAGATCTTCAAACCAGGATTAAACTACCAGAAAGTAGGTATTAACGCATTAGACCTGGTTCCCGCCGGGCAAATTCAAAATTCATTGTTTGACAATAACAGCTACCGGGAAAAAGCAAATAAGGCGATGGCTGTGATGGATAGTATCAATAACGATAATGGCAGGAATACGGTATTTATCGCAGCGCAGGGAAAGCGTGAGAAATATGCCCTACGGGCAAACTTTCTCTCTAAGCGATTTACTACCCGCTGGAATGAACTGCCGGAGATCTCTTTCATCAATTAA
- a CDS encoding DUF932 domain-containing protein has protein sequence MAHNLFFNEQTGQHSFFSVKEKAWHGLGQIVQDYPTSAEAIKHAGLDYTVVKRPLFTYDNANAEGNADDDIIIPEIQVPNYYATMRTDNETVLGVVGKDYQIVQNTDAFSFFDAIVGGDGIQYETAGALGNGERIFITAKLPNYIKVGREDLIEQYLFLTTSHDGFGSITAAFTPVRIVCQNTLNAAMKNYSNSIKIRHTINAKGRLAEAHKVLVISNQLSNQMQDIFNNWSKVRITDKEVKKLIQMAMVPNKEALKNLTEGKDDELSTCFKNMCDSVFEYAQTSPTQLMETTAGTVFGAYNSVTGYFQNVRNYKDDESKLKSILFGGTAQVRAQSAFNLCDAFAKKGSDALILN, from the coding sequence ATGGCACACAATCTTTTTTTCAACGAGCAAACAGGACAACACAGTTTCTTTTCTGTAAAAGAAAAAGCGTGGCACGGCTTAGGCCAGATTGTACAGGATTACCCCACCAGCGCAGAAGCAATTAAGCACGCCGGTTTGGATTATACGGTAGTTAAAAGGCCCTTGTTTACATACGACAATGCCAACGCTGAAGGCAATGCCGATGATGATATTATCATCCCGGAAATACAAGTACCTAACTATTACGCCACCATGCGCACAGATAATGAAACTGTATTAGGGGTGGTGGGGAAAGATTACCAGATTGTACAAAATACAGATGCCTTTTCCTTTTTTGATGCCATTGTTGGCGGTGATGGCATTCAATATGAAACAGCCGGAGCATTAGGAAATGGTGAACGCATATTTATCACCGCTAAGTTGCCCAACTATATTAAAGTAGGCAGGGAGGATTTAATTGAGCAGTATTTGTTTTTAACCACTTCGCACGATGGTTTTGGAAGTATTACCGCAGCCTTTACACCCGTGCGCATCGTGTGCCAGAATACTTTGAATGCAGCAATGAAAAACTATAGTAATTCTATTAAAATCCGTCATACGATTAACGCCAAAGGAAGATTAGCAGAAGCGCACAAGGTATTAGTCATTAGTAACCAGTTATCAAACCAGATGCAGGACATTTTTAACAACTGGTCAAAGGTGCGTATAACAGATAAAGAGGTTAAGAAACTCATTCAAATGGCTATGGTGCCCAATAAAGAGGCATTGAAAAATTTAACCGAGGGCAAAGATGATGAACTTTCAACCTGCTTTAAAAATATGTGCGATAGTGTTTTTGAATACGCACAAACAAGCCCTACCCAACTGATGGAAACTACAGCCGGAACTGTATTTGGCGCGTACAATTCCGTTACCGGGTACTTCCAGAATGTACGCAATTACAAAGACGATGAAAGCAAATTGAAATCAATTCTTTTCGGTGGCACCGCGCAGGTTCGCGCACAGTCAGCTTTTAACTTATGTGATGCCTTTGCAAAAAAAGGCAGTGATGCACTGATATTGAATTAA
- a CDS encoding DUF2971 domain-containing protein, with protein MTKPYIDFKEVEQSIRENAPAVVYKYRTWKDDNHKNLHLKRQVWFSHPYDLNDPLDVRPEFAYDADEVNSEAFYQRLIAGMHELFPETQFYPPEIQQRLATEKWDQIKENPKGHFDANRAVLEKREHYDPYGIFSTSVNGLSVPTWEHYGDNYTGYCVGFRTVDLCRELNCTAAMVEYNDAPYMLSFTGKRDGIDILLYKKTSWSHEEEFRFATVGVGIYYERLREFDPQTVAEVIIGHNMPPKDMEEVIASVKKIYPVGIPIYQTVLSNGVLSKNQIA; from the coding sequence ATGACTAAGCCCTATATAGATTTCAAGGAAGTAGAACAAAGTATTCGGGAAAATGCCCCAGCTGTAGTGTATAAGTATAGAACCTGGAAAGACGATAACCATAAAAACCTTCATCTTAAACGGCAGGTATGGTTTTCGCATCCTTATGATCTTAATGATCCCCTGGACGTTCGGCCTGAATTTGCTTATGATGCAGACGAAGTAAACAGTGAAGCCTTTTATCAGCGGCTAATAGCCGGAATGCACGAATTGTTTCCTGAAACACAGTTTTACCCGCCTGAAATACAACAGAGATTGGCTACTGAAAAGTGGGATCAAATAAAGGAAAATCCGAAAGGGCATTTTGATGCTAATAGAGCGGTGTTAGAGAAGCGTGAGCATTACGATCCTTATGGGATATTTAGCACCAGTGTAAACGGGCTGAGTGTTCCTACCTGGGAGCATTATGGAGATAACTATACTGGTTATTGCGTAGGCTTTCGCACTGTGGATTTATGCAGGGAGCTGAATTGTACCGCTGCGATGGTTGAGTACAATGATGCGCCCTATATGCTCAGTTTCACTGGTAAGAGGGATGGTATTGATATACTACTGTATAAGAAAACCTCCTGGTCGCATGAAGAGGAATTTCGGTTTGCTACTGTTGGGGTAGGTATCTATTATGAACGTCTGCGTGAATTTGATCCGCAAACTGTGGCTGAGGTGATAATAGGCCATAACATGCCCCCTAAAGACATGGAAGAGGTCATTGCCTCGGTGAAGAAAATATACCCGGTCGGTATTCCGATTTACCAAACCGTACTGAGCAATGGGGTATTGTCGAAAAATCAGATCGCATAA
- a CDS encoding IS4 family transposase, whose product MGENRKFPGQPVLSQILDVIPKSIINAAGRKHNSNRYYKRLPLRVHLISLLYGIFSYCNGLRELSEGLLACEGKLSHLGLDKAPARSTLSDANNKRSYQVFETIYYALLSQYHSFISDSRLKGLSIRNLKIIDSSTIQLFSELLRGVGRNPLDGGRKKGGFKVHAMMDAFSGTAEFVRLTEAREHDQKFLYHLKLVPNSWIVFDKAYTTYGQFAKWTSQKVWFVTRERNNADVHVTKVLVDKTKKRKSKGVLKEQLVTVGVKENGAVVQRLKLRRITFLAEDGKVYVYITNNMTLPASQIATIYKNRWMIELLFKQIKQNFPLRYFWGASPNAIKMQVYCVLIAQLLMVVIRKKAVTKKSFANMITVIRLHLMSYVALMEFIKDAYKAWRKTHNASFAFTT is encoded by the coding sequence ATGGGTGAAAATAGGAAATTCCCCGGACAGCCGGTATTATCTCAAATATTAGACGTAATTCCTAAAAGTATTATAAATGCAGCAGGCAGAAAACATAATTCAAACCGGTACTATAAGCGTCTACCCTTGCGGGTTCATTTAATAAGTCTACTCTATGGGATATTTAGCTATTGTAATGGCCTGCGGGAGTTGAGTGAGGGGCTTTTAGCCTGTGAGGGAAAGCTAAGTCATTTGGGGCTGGATAAGGCTCCGGCGCGCAGTACCCTGTCAGATGCCAATAATAAACGTAGCTATCAGGTCTTTGAAACTATTTACTACGCATTGCTTAGTCAGTACCATAGCTTTATCTCGGACAGCCGGTTAAAGGGCTTAAGTATCCGTAACTTAAAGATTATTGACAGCAGTACTATTCAACTGTTCAGTGAGCTACTTCGCGGTGTTGGTCGTAACCCGTTGGATGGCGGGCGTAAAAAAGGTGGTTTTAAAGTGCATGCAATGATGGATGCCTTTAGTGGAACTGCCGAATTTGTACGGTTGACAGAAGCCCGGGAACATGACCAGAAATTTCTGTATCACCTGAAGCTTGTTCCTAATAGCTGGATAGTGTTTGATAAGGCATATACGACCTATGGACAGTTCGCTAAATGGACAAGTCAAAAAGTGTGGTTTGTGACCAGGGAACGTAATAACGCGGATGTTCATGTTACCAAAGTCCTGGTAGACAAGACGAAGAAGCGCAAGTCCAAAGGAGTTTTAAAAGAGCAACTGGTTACAGTAGGTGTTAAGGAAAACGGAGCCGTAGTGCAGCGGTTAAAGCTCAGGCGTATTACTTTTCTCGCTGAAGATGGTAAGGTCTATGTATATATTACTAACAATATGACCTTGCCGGCTTCGCAAATCGCTACCATTTATAAGAATCGCTGGATGATTGAGTTGCTTTTTAAACAAATCAAGCAGAACTTTCCCTTGCGATACTTTTGGGGAGCAAGCCCCAATGCGATCAAGATGCAGGTATATTGTGTTTTGATAGCACAACTACTGATGGTTGTCATCCGTAAAAAAGCAGTGACAAAAAAGTCGTTTGCCAATATGATTACGGTCATCCGATTGCATTTAATGAGTTATGTAGCGCTTATGGAGTTTATAAAAGACGCTTATAAGGCATGGAGGAAAACGCATAATGCATCGTTTGCGTTTACGACATAA
- a CDS encoding S24 family peptidase: MNLNEKSYNYLAVLKILVFSFGNPSFMFTPPSRDYEEPAFDLVKILITDADSTFAFRVNTRFLLDAHITVGSVALVDFSLADQAKDGDLVLARIDQEDLLGFLRFEKNTHWIYPANPECKPVKIPDNYSAVVRGIVTYVINNKETWKDVCTGRRQ, encoded by the coding sequence TTGAATCTGAATGAGAAAAGTTATAATTATTTGGCTGTGCTAAAAATATTAGTATTTTCGTTTGGAAATCCGTCCTTTATGTTCACTCCACCATCGAGAGATTACGAGGAGCCTGCATTTGATTTGGTGAAAATACTGATTACTGACGCTGACAGCACTTTTGCATTTCGTGTCAATACCCGTTTTTTACTTGACGCTCACATCACTGTTGGTTCCGTTGCACTTGTTGATTTTTCTTTAGCTGACCAAGCTAAAGACGGCGATCTGGTACTGGCCCGGATCGACCAGGAAGACCTATTAGGTTTTCTGAGGTTTGAAAAAAATACGCATTGGATATACCCCGCTAACCCGGAGTGTAAGCCGGTGAAGATACCTGACAACTACAGCGCTGTCGTGCGCGGTATTGTAACATATGTAATCAATAACAAAGAAACCTGGAAAGATGTATGCACTGGTAGACGGCAATAG
- a CDS encoding single-stranded DNA-binding protein has translation METKVVANITADAIVNVLEGGKSVVNFDVAINDYFRKKGAKENTKVTTYVRCAYWNHTGIAPYLKKGVLVEITGRVGTQAYSSKDGTAKAALTLTVQNIKLHGKPANSTKNEAETAPANITEPIDDLPF, from the coding sequence ATGGAAACTAAAGTAGTAGCCAACATTACAGCCGATGCAATAGTAAACGTATTGGAAGGCGGCAAGTCAGTAGTAAATTTTGATGTTGCAATTAATGATTACTTCCGCAAAAAAGGTGCAAAAGAAAACACCAAAGTAACAACCTATGTGCGCTGTGCCTATTGGAATCACACAGGCATTGCACCCTATCTGAAAAAGGGCGTGTTAGTGGAGATAACAGGACGGGTAGGCACACAAGCCTATTCATCGAAAGATGGTACAGCTAAAGCTGCTTTGACACTTACCGTACAAAATATAAAACTACACGGAAAGCCGGCTAACAGCACGAAGAACGAAGCCGAAACAGCACCGGCAAATATTACCGAGCCTATAGACGATTTACCATTTTAA